TAGGTTTACATACCGTACTCGTTTACCAGGAAACCTATCATGAAGAGGATTACCGCAAACATCATCCCAAAGGAAAAAAATCAAAGTTCTCTTACAGGCTGGAAACGCCGGACAGGCTGGGCGCTGCGGGAATTCACAAGATCGGGCTGGGTGTGTTGATCGGGCTGGAAGACTGGCGTACGGATAGTTTTTTCACTGCCCTGCACCTGGATTATCTGCAACGCACTTACTGGCAAACAAAATACAGTATCTCCTTTCCGCGGCTGCGGCCATTTTCCGGAGGACTTACACCTAAAGTGGAAATGAAGGATAGAGAACTTGTACAACTCATCTGCGCTTACCGGCTTTTTAATGAAGATATTGATCTGAGCCTTTCTACGCGGGAATCTGAAAAGTTCCGTGATCACCTGGTGCAATTAGGTATTACTACTATGAGCGCTGGGTCTAAAACAAATCCTGGTGGGTATGCAGTGGATACACAATCCCTGGAACAGTTTGAGATCAGTGATGAAAGGGCGCCTGGTGAGATTGCTGCCATGATCCGCAGGCAAGGCTATGAGCCGGTTTGGAAGGATTGGGATGTATTTCAGAGAGCTGGTCTTTAAAATGCAGGTTGTCCCCTGATCAGGGCCGGGCGAATTTTCAGATGCAGCATTAAAGATTACAAAAATAATACAGCCTGGAGCAGGCTTGCAAATATATTACAGCTACTCCAGGCCATGTATCATCATTACTGCTTCGCCAATGTTTTCTCTATCAATGCTTTCAACTCAGGCTGAGATGGCCTTGGTGCATCTACATTCACAATCTTCCCCTGTTTATCGAACACCATAAAACGAGGTATGCCGTTGATGCTGTAGAACTTTGCGATATCACTCCAGCCGCTGGCAAAGATCTGCGTGCCGCCGAGTGATTCCTTCTTCACAAACTCCTGCCACTTCTCCTTGTCTTTCGCTTCATCTACTGATACACCCAGGAAGAGTACATCCTTTCCATGCATTTCTTCTTCCAGTTTCTTCATATACGGGATCTCTGCTTTGCAGGGTCCGCACCAGGTAGCCCAAACATCCACTACTACTACTTTTCCTTTCAGGTCATTAAACGCCACCTGTTTACCGGCAACATCAGGATAGCTGAAATTGAATCCTGCTTCGCCTTCCGCGAAGGTGCGTAATGCTTTCTCCGTTTCCATGTAACTGCGCTGCTGTTCTGCAGTAACAAGGTATTTTTCTACAGGCGCAATGGCATCGCGGAGATTGCTGAAAGATTTGTAACGGCCCAGGGTGCTGGTGATGTACACCCCTTTCAGGGTATCGTTACAGAATTGGGATACGCTCCACTGTAATAGCTCCGCGCCCTTTGCTGTAGGTTTCTGACGGACCAGGCAGAAAGTGGAATACATACTGAGCAGGTGTTCTGTTTCTCCCCATTGCAACAAGCGGCCATCGCAGTATTTGTTGTCCTGCATGATGCTGTTGTAATATGCAGGATACTGGGAAACTTCCGGATGTTTGGAGCGGGGCGTGAAAATAAACTGCAGGGCAGTGTACTCTACGTCCGTATCCACAATGAGCTGCATCAATGAATTGAACGCTTTGTTGGGCGTTACCAGCTTTTTCTTGTACGCAGCTGCTTTGGGCAGGAATGCATTGAAAGTTGGGAAAAACGTTTCGTAGGTTTCATTGTTCCGGCGCATGAATTCAAAGGCCGGTGCTTTGATCTCACGGGAGAGGGTTTCCCATTCCCTCACCAGCCTGCTTTCCGGGGAACCACCCTGTTGCTGCAAGGTGGTGTCAGTAACTTTGAGTTGCAGCTGGTCGCCGGGTTTCAGGTAAATGCGGTGATAACTTCGTTTAAAGTTATCCGTCACATAATAGAATCCCTCTTTCAATGCCGGTACAGCCAGGGCAAATGCATGTTCCCCATTGAGGCGGGTACTGGCATACTCTTTTTTGCGGCCTTCGGCCACATCATACAACAAAATGCTGGTAGCTTTTGCATTGTCCACCTTACCCTGAACGATGGTAAGTGGTGCGGTTAAGGGCTTCCATGACAATAAGGGGATCATAACGGCTGCCAACAGGAGGCAGCGAGTGGTACGCTTCATACAAACTACATTTTAATGGTGGTTGGTTATATTATAATATGCTAAAAATACATCATGGTAGGATAAGAATGCAGGGAATTATGGCCGCCGGTAAAATAATCGGGAAACCGGTCATAAAATAATCCGTTTTGCGTGGTTTTATTTTATGGCGGCATCCTACCTTTGCGGCATGGATCAGTCGTCCGGGAAGATTTATACTGTGCAGTTCTGGTTGCTTTGCATGAGCAATCTGTTGTTTTCGGCCAGCTTTAACATGATGATCCCGGAGTTACCCGCTTACCTCACCAGCCTCGGTGGCGCAGATTACAAAGGATATATTATTGGTCTTTTTACCCTCATGGCAGGTTTGAGCCGTCCCTTTTCCGGAAAGCTCACGGACACCATTGGCCGCATTCCCGTGATGGTATTTGGTTCCGTGGTTTGTGTGATCTGTAGTTTGTTATATCCGCTGGTAAGCTCCGTTGCGGCATTCCTGCTGCTGCGTTTCTTTCATGGTTTCTCTACAGGGTTCAAACCCACGGGCACTTCTGCTTATGTGGCAGACATGGTGCCCTTTACCAGGAGGGGGGAAGCAATGGGTGTTGTAGGTTTGTTCAGCACCATCGGACTTTCACTTGGCCCCTCCATCGGGGGTTCTGTAGCCAACGCCTGGGGTATTATGACGATGTTCCAGCTCTCTGCTGTGTTTGCATTACTGTCCGTAGTGATCCTCATTGGGATGAAGGAAACCCTGCATAATAAACAGCGCTTCCGCCCGGCTTTATTGAAAGTATCCAAAGGGGAGATCATTGAACCACTGGTACTGGCGCCGATGGTGATCACCTTCCTCACCTATTTCAGTTACGGCGCTTTGCTCACCATCATTCCTGATTTCAGTGCACACCTGGGTTTAGCGAATAAAGGATTGTTCTTTACTTTCTTTACGGCGAGTTCTATTGGTATCCGTTTAATTGCAGGAAAGGCTTCTGACAGGTATGGCCGTGTGCCCATGCTGAAAATTTCGGCTACTTTAATGGCTATCTCTATGCTGATGATCGGTTTTGCCACTTCTCCTTTTGGCTTGCTGGCAGGGGCTTTGGTATATGGTGTAGCATTAGGGATCAACTCTCCTGCAGTGACAGCCTGGACCATTGATCTTGGTTTGCCGGAACACAGAGGGCGTGCATTGGGAAGTATGTATATCGCTTTGGAAGCTGGCATAGGGCTGGGGGCTTTCTTTTCAGCACAATGGTATAATAACCAGTCGGAGAATTTCGCGATGGTGTTTTATATCATGGCCATTGTTACCATCCTGGCCACAATCTACCTGATGTTCGTTTACCGGAACAAATACATGCGGTTCATGCGCAGGTCTTTAAAGATCCGTTCCCGCCGCCATTGATGGACCATACAGTCCTCTTTCAAACAGGATCTTACTCAGGAATACTTTGCCGATGGCTTCTGCTTTTACTTTCGCTGTAGCTGCCAATGCCCCGCGGAATAATTCATCTACTGTTTCATGAAACAGCTTTACCCATTGCGTAAAGTGCGCAGCGTCTATGGGTAAATTACGGTGTTTGGCAAAGGGATTGCCCAGGTATTCTTTTTCTCCTAAAAGTTGTGTGTTCCAGAAGCGGTACATGGTCTGCAAATGCGGGGCCCATGCATCCGCTGGTATTTTCTCTGCAAAAATGGGCGCCAGTAAAGGGTCCTGCTGGATCTTTCCGTAGAAAGTATTTACCAGCGCTTCAATGTCTCTGCTGTCTTTAATGTCTTCCATAAAAAACTATTTATGCCGCACAAAACCGATCTCGTCTCTCGCATCGTTCTCCCACTGGATCATTTCATCCAGGAATTTATGCATGAAACGGTTCACGGATTCTTCGTTTATTTCTTCGGGCTCTACCGTTTCTAATACTTCGTGTTTTGTTTTCTCTTCCGTCATATTATCTATGAAAGGAAAACTGATCCACGCGATCACTTGTCCATTACGGTTTTGGGAGAAAGAAAGGAAACCGCCTACTTTGATCTTGTTAACCACGCTGAACTGTGTTTGTTCCACAATGCCGCTTGGTTCGGAATCAAATACAATGAAAATGGATTCAAGGTTCTGCATCGTTTCATTAGATCCGGATTTCCAGGTGAGTTTGGTTTTTTCCGTGATCTCTTTGAGATGTTTGAGCAGGAATGGTTTGGTTTGCAGTTGCCAGTGCTTGCGCCGTTCCTGTACCTTAGCCAGGGTAAGCGCATATTCTTCTGCCAGTTTGGTGATGTTTTCCATAATGCAAAAGTAAAAGGGCCAACGTTATATACGCCGGCCCTGGTTATTTTTATTAAAGCAATTCATATAATTTACGCAGCCTGTCCCGGGTCATTTGCTGTTGCCAGTCTTTGCCCAGCGCATTTTCCCATAATGGTGCCAGGCCCATGGATACGTCTATCATCTTTTCAAAATCAGCGTCTGTAAGTCCTTTGGTGATGTGCTGTGGAATTGCTACCTGGTGTTTGTCCACCATTTGCTTGAATTCCTTTACACCGGCAGGGTAGAACTCTTCCAGTTTATCAAACACAATACAGTTACCCACACCATGTTTGGTGCCCAGCAGATAACTCAGGCCATAACTTACAGCATGTGCTACGCCCACTTGTGAATAGGCAATGCTCATACCGCCTGCATAAGAGGCCATCATTAATTTCTCATCTGCATCATCATCCCAATGGTCTTTTTTCAGGTAGATCTCCTGACAAAGTTCCAGTGCCTTTTCTCCGTAAGATTTACTGAAAGCGTTGAGGTATGTGCCTTCCAGGGATTCTATACAGTGGATATAACAATCCATGGCTGTGTAGAAACGCTGGTTCACGGGAGCGTTCTTTATTAACTCAGGGTCCAGTAAGATCTGATCGAAGGGTGTGAAGTCTGAGTTCATACCCAACTTTTTGGTAGGGCCGGTGAGTACAGTGGTCCTGCTCACTTCTGCGCCTGTACCGGAAAGTGTGGGAACGCCTACTTTATAAACACCTGGTTTTTTCAGGAGGTCCCAGCCCTGGTAATCTGCGGAAGAACCGGGGTTGGTCATCATCAGGGATACGGCTTTTGCCATGTCCATGGTGGAACCGCCGCCGATACCAATAATGCCGCTCACTTCTCCGAATTCAGCGGTGAGCTCATCTCTCAGGCGGTCTACGTATACGGTTTTAGGTTCGTGTGTTACATCTATAAATATCACCTTGTCTTTTCCTCGTAAAGGAATACGGGAGAGCCAGGGTTGATTGCCTTCAAAAAAGTGGTCCACAAAAAAGATCATGGGCGCATCGCCTTTGCGGTGAGGAGCAATGATCTCATCCAGTTGATTAAATGCGCCACGTCCAAAGATGACGTACCCTACCAGTTTAAAGTTTCTGAATTTCATAATTCGTTATTTTTCTTCTAAATACCTGGAAGCTCTTTCGAGGTCTTCCGGCGTATCAATTTCAACTCCCATATAATCTGTTACGACCATTTTCAGGGGGATGCCCATTTCCAGGTAGCGAAGGCATTCTACCTTCTCAGCTGCTTCCAGCGGGGTCATGGGTGTTTTTGTGAATAACAGCAAGGCTTCACGGCGGAAAGCATAAATGCCAATGTGCTCATAATAAGTAGTGTTCACCCCTTTATCTCTTGGATAAGGGATCACGGAGCGGGAGAAGAAGAGTGAATTAAAGTTCCGGTCTACCGCTACTTTTACGAAGTTGGGATCTTCAATATCTTTCCAGTCTTTCAGCTCCTGCATTAAAGAGGCTACCTGTACTTTCTTACCTTCTTCACCTTCAAATACTTTGAGCAGTTTTTCCAGCGGTTCTTTTTGGGTGAAAGGGGTATCTCCCTGTACATTCACAACAATCTCAACATCCAACATGTTTTCTACGGCTTCCGCGATACGGTCTGAACCGCTTTCGTGTTCCCGTTTGCTCATGATGGCTTTGCCGCCGTTGCTTACGATCTCATTATAAATGATATCGCTATCCGTTACTACCATCACTTCATCAAACACGCCGGATTGCAAAGCAGATTCATATGTACGCCAGATCACTGTTTTACCTGCCAGCACTGCCATCATTTTACCGGGGAACCGGCTGGCTGCATAACGGGCAGGGATCAATGCGACTGTTTTCATTATAAAGCACTTTTTATGGCAGCTATCAGTTTCTCTGCTCTGCCACGTACTTCTTCATCCGTCCATGCCAGACTAATGGGGAAAGAGATACAGCGGCTCATCAATGCATCAGATGCAGGGAATTCTTTTGTTTTATATACTTCCATGGCTTTGGCGAGTTGCGCTGCGAATGGATGTAAGGTAGCGCCTTCTTTGAAGTGGTTCCATTTGCGGAAGTAGTGCCAGTTATTATCAAACCAGTAGAAAGCAGGAAGGCCTGCTGCTTTAATAGCGGCAGTAGCGGCTTTTGCTGCTTCTGCAGAGGGCAGGAAGAAAGAGAGGAATGTAGCACTGTCTCCCTCTGGGTCTGGTAAACGGCGGAAAGTTACCTCGGGTATAGCACCCAGGGCTTCCTTCAGGATCTGCTTGTTATTACGCTGGATGGCCAGAAATTTGTCCAGCTTGCGGATCTGCGCCAATCCTACTGCTGCATGCAGTTCGGAGATGCGGAAGTTATAACCGAAATGTGGGTGGCCATCTGCTCCACGATCTGCTCCACCAAGGTGGTCGTGCCCGTGATCAGAAAAAGCATCTGCTTTTGTGTAGATGTCTTCGATGTTGGTGATGATGGCACCACCTTCTGCACAGGTAATGGTTTTCACGAAATCGAAAGAGAAGGTACCGGCATGGCCGATAGAGCCAAGGGCTTTGCCTTTATAAGTTGCACCGGTAGACTGACAAGCGTCTTCCAGCAACAGGAGGTTGTAATCTTTACAAATGTCCAGCAATGCATCCATGTCTGCCATGGAACCGCACATGTGTACGGGCATCACTGCTTTTGTTTTTGGCGTGATGGCCGCTCTCACTGCATCGGGTGCAAGGGTGAGGGTATCATCCACATCTACAAGGATGGGAGTTGCACCTACAGAAAGTACCGCTTCAAAGCTGGCCACAAATGTAAATGTAGGCATGATCACTTCATCTCCTGCACCAATGCCCAATGCTGCCATGGCAGTAGTGAGTGCGGTGGTTCCGCTGGAGGTGAGCTGTGCGTACTTTACATTGAATCTTTCAGTGAGGGCCTGTTCCAGTTCTTTTGCTTTCCAGATCCCTTTACGTGGACCATCAAAACCATAACGCATGTAAATGCCTGTTTCCAGTACATCATTTACTTCTTTTTTCTCTTCAGCGCCAAATAGTTCAAATCCTGGCATATTGATTATTTTTTTTGTGGTTGTGCAAAGGTAGTATAATCAAAGAATGCATAAATCATAAAAACTGTTTATCTTTTGCTAAATATTTACCATGCGTTCGCTCATCATTATCATAGCTCTGATAGCATTTTGCGGCCAAAATCCCCTATGGGCGCAGTCTACAGATGAAGGCCGGATCCGTATGCTGATGGCCTCCCAGATCAAAGCCTGGAACCAGGGAAACCTGGATGGTTTTATGGAGACTTACTGGAAATCGGATTCGCTGATCTTTATCGGCAAAAAAGGCCCAACCTATGGCTGGAAGGCCACTTTGGAGAACTATAAAAAGGGCTACCCGGATAAAGCGGCCATGGGTACACTTTCCTTTAATCTGCTGGAATTTAAAAAACTGGCCGGCGATGTGTATTTTGTTGTAGGAAAGTGGATGCTGGCAAGAACAGCGGGTGATCTTTCCGGGCATTTTACCCTTGTGCTCCGCAAGATCAATGGCGATTGGAAAATTATAGCAGATCATAGCAGTTAAACTCTTTTTCATGGCAAAGCGGCTTTTTCTCCTCCTGACTTTCTTTGCCGGTTCGCTGGCCTGCAAGGCACAGACAGATTGCGACATCCTGATCCGGCATGCGAAGATCATTGACGGTACCGGCAATTCCTGGTACTATGGAGATGTGGCCATCAAAAATGGCAAGGTGCTCCGTACGGGTACCATTCCCTCTACTTTTTCTGCCGGCAAAACCATTGATGCCAACGGACTGGTGGTGGCGCCGGGATTCATAGATGTGCATACGCATATTGAAGGAGATGAATTCAAGATCCCCACTGCAGAAAGTTTTATTTATGATGGCGTAACCACTGTGATCACGGGGAATTGCGGGTCTTCCAATGTTGACCTGGGCAATTATTTCCGGCAGCTGGACAGTATGAAAACGTCCATCAATGTTGGTTCGCTCATTGGGCATAATGATATCCGCAGAGCTGTAATGGGCAGTACAGACCGTGCTCCTTCTGAAGCAGAACAGCAACAAATGGAAGCGCTGGTTGAAAAAGCCATGAAGGATGGTGCGGTAGGACTTTCCACCGGCCTTATTTACCTGCCGGGACTTTATGCACGTACGCCGGAAGTAGTGGGTATGGCAAAAGTGGCGGCAAAATACGGAGGGCTTTATGCCACGCATATGCGGAATGAAGGAGATGCTGTGGAAGCTGCTATTGAAGAAGCATTGACCATTGGCAGGCAGGCCAATATCCCGGTTGAGATCTCTCATTTTAAAATTGGCGGGAAACAGAACTGGGGCCGTTCCAAAATAACATTGGCCATGGTGGAGAAAGCAAGGAATGAAGGCCTGGAAGTTACCATAGACCAATATCCTTATACAGCCAGCAGTACCAGCCTGCGGACCATGTTGCCGGACTGGGCACTTTCTGGTGGCGCAGACTCCATCCGTTACCGTTTGCAGCAGCCTGCTATCAGGAAAAGTATTGCAGCAGAAATGACGGCTACCTATAAACGCCGCAAGCTCAAACACCTGGATTATGCGGTGGTGGCCTATTTCAAACAGGATACCACTTACAACGGAAAGAACATCATGGAGATCAATATCATGAAAGGCCGTAAATCCACCCTGGCAAATGAAGTACAAACTATCCTGGACCTTTCAGAACAGGGCAATGCGGGTATGGTGTTCCATGGTATGAGTGAAGAGGATGTGAAATACATCATGAAGTATCCTTTCAATATGTTTGCTTCCGATGCCAGCATCCGTGAATTTGGGATGGGTGTTCCACATCCCCGTGGTTATGGTACCAACTCCCGTGTATTGGGTAAATATGTACGGGAAGAAAAAGTGATCCGGCTCGAAGAAGCCATACGGCGCATGACCTCATTACCGGCACAAAAGTTCAACCTGAAAGAAAGAGGATTACTGGTACCGGGTTATGCGGCAGACGTTGTGATCTTTGATCCCAATACCGTGAAAGACCTTTCCACTTATACGCAACCGCATCAGTATGCCACGGGTTTTAAATACGTGCTGGTGAATGGACAGGTGACTGTGGAGAATGGCCAGCACATTGGCACCCGGGGAGGAGTTGTGCTACGCCATAAAGAGTAATTAATCTTTATCGGCAGGCCCGAGCGATAACATGATACTGCTGATGACAGACAATACCACACTAAAGATCAACGCCCACCAGAAATTATCTACCTTAAATCCTTTCACCAGGCTGCTGGCCCAGAGCACGATGAGTGCATTGATCACCAACAAAAAAAGGCCCAGCGTTACAATGGTAACAGGCAGGGTGAGGATCACCAATACCGGCTTCACGAGTAAATTGAGCAAACCTAAAACGATTGCCAGGAGCAGCGCAGAAGTGAAACTGGCCAGCTTAACGCCCGGTAACAAATAGGCCGTTAAGAGCGCCGCTAATGCTGTAACGAGGATGCGGATAAGTATTCCCATGGTAGAACGCGATTAAAATACTGTCATCAAATTACGCAAAAAGCATGCTGAATGTTCACCGCTGATCAGATCACAATCAGCTCGTAAAAGTCCTCCTTGTTATAATATTGCTGCGCAAGTTGTTGTAACTCAGCGGCAGTGATGGTTTTTATGATGCGGATATTATTATAGAAATAATTTTCATCGAGGTCGTTCAGGATCAGATTTTTCCAACGCTGGATCACATGGAAAGCACCATCCAGATCACCCAGGATAGATCCGATCATGAAATTGCGCACGAGGCTCAACTCTTCTTCCGGGATCTCTTCATTTTTCAAGCGTTCCATTTCTTTATACACTTCTGCAACCGTTGCTTCACAAACATCGCGGCCGGCTTCGGTTTGGATATTGACACCACTCACCTGGCGGAAGTTGTAGATCTGGGAATGGATGCCGTAAGTATATCCTTTTTCTTCACGGATATTGCTCATGAGCCTTGATCCGAAATAACCACCGAAAATGGTATTCAGTACAAGCATCTTTCCAAAATCAGGATGGTAGCGGTTGGGAAATGGCCTTGCTATACGCACTGCACCCTGTACGCCATTCTCATCATTGAAGATGCGGAACTTCTTTTCCTCAGCTGGTAAAACGGGCAACTCCGGGCGCAGGATCACTTCCTCCCCATTCCATTTTGTACTGCCGAAATATTGATTCAGCAGGGGAATGATATTCGCAGGCAGGTTGCCGGCAATGAAGATCTTACAGTTGTTGTACGTGTAGTGTTTTTTATAGAATGCTTTCAAAGACTCCGTCTGCAAAGCATCATAGGCCAGCATATTACTAACGCGGCCGTATGGATGAAATTCTCCGAAGAGGAATTTATCGATGTGGCGGTTGGCTACAAAGTCGCACTTGGTGAGGTTCACTGCCAGCTTTTGCTTCATGTTCTGCACAAAGGTGCTCAGTTCTTCTTCCGGGAAAACGGGATCGAGTATTACTTCCTGTAAAACCGGTAACAGATCGGCGGTATGTTTGGTAAGGCAGTGCAGCGTATAGGTGGCATTTTCATGAAAGCAGGCCCTGTTGAGGTAAGCTCCATAGTATTCGGCCGCTTCATTGATCTCCAAAGCAGAGCGTTTGCTGGTGCCGTTCTTCATGAGGAAGTTGGTGGCGGAAGCAATGAGGTTTTCCGTTTCAAACCAGCTGCCGGCAGGGAACACGAGTTCCAGCTGCAGGGTTTCCTGTTCTTCTGAACGGATCACGTATACGGGGATGCCATTATCCAGATTAAACTTCTCATATGGCTTGAGCAATATTTCAAAATCTACT
This DNA window, taken from Chitinophaga niabensis, encodes the following:
- the thiH gene encoding 2-iminoacetate synthase ThiH codes for the protein MSFENIFRQYSWNDVKQAIYAKTARDVEMALASKHRSLDDFMALISPAAIPYLEQMALMSQQLTQQRFGKIIQLYVPLYLSNECQNICTYCGFSYDNPIRRKTLSGREIMEEIMAIRQMGYEHVLLVTGEANQTVGMDYFKKVFPLIRQHFAQISMEVQPMDTEDYAALIPLGLHTVLVYQETYHEEDYRKHHPKGKKSKFSYRLETPDRLGAAGIHKIGLGVLIGLEDWRTDSFFTALHLDYLQRTYWQTKYSISFPRLRPFSGGLTPKVEMKDRELVQLICAYRLFNEDIDLSLSTRESEKFRDHLVQLGITTMSAGSKTNPGGYAVDTQSLEQFEISDERAPGEIAAMIRRQGYEPVWKDWDVFQRAGL
- a CDS encoding TlpA family protein disulfide reductase, whose amino-acid sequence is MKRTTRCLLLAAVMIPLLSWKPLTAPLTIVQGKVDNAKATSILLYDVAEGRKKEYASTRLNGEHAFALAVPALKEGFYYVTDNFKRSYHRIYLKPGDQLQLKVTDTTLQQQGGSPESRLVREWETLSREIKAPAFEFMRRNNETYETFFPTFNAFLPKAAAYKKKLVTPNKAFNSLMQLIVDTDVEYTALQFIFTPRSKHPEVSQYPAYYNSIMQDNKYCDGRLLQWGETEHLLSMYSTFCLVRQKPTAKGAELLQWSVSQFCNDTLKGVYITSTLGRYKSFSNLRDAIAPVEKYLVTAEQQRSYMETEKALRTFAEGEAGFNFSYPDVAGKQVAFNDLKGKVVVVDVWATWCGPCKAEIPYMKKLEEEMHGKDVLFLGVSVDEAKDKEKWQEFVKKESLGGTQIFASGWSDIAKFYSINGIPRFMVFDKQGKIVNVDAPRPSQPELKALIEKTLAKQ
- a CDS encoding MFS transporter, whose amino-acid sequence is MDQSSGKIYTVQFWLLCMSNLLFSASFNMMIPELPAYLTSLGGADYKGYIIGLFTLMAGLSRPFSGKLTDTIGRIPVMVFGSVVCVICSLLYPLVSSVAAFLLLRFFHGFSTGFKPTGTSAYVADMVPFTRRGEAMGVVGLFSTIGLSLGPSIGGSVANAWGIMTMFQLSAVFALLSVVILIGMKETLHNKQRFRPALLKVSKGEIIEPLVLAPMVITFLTYFSYGALLTIIPDFSAHLGLANKGLFFTFFTASSIGIRLIAGKASDRYGRVPMLKISATLMAISMLMIGFATSPFGLLAGALVYGVALGINSPAVTAWTIDLGLPEHRGRALGSMYIALEAGIGLGAFFSAQWYNNQSENFAMVFYIMAIVTILATIYLMFVYRNKYMRFMRRSLKIRSRRH
- a CDS encoding group III truncated hemoglobin, with the protein product MEDIKDSRDIEALVNTFYGKIQQDPLLAPIFAEKIPADAWAPHLQTMYRFWNTQLLGEKEYLGNPFAKHRNLPIDAAHFTQWVKLFHETVDELFRGALAATAKVKAEAIGKVFLSKILFERGLYGPSMAAGTDL
- a CDS encoding iron-containing alcohol dehydrogenase family protein, coding for MKFRNFKLVGYVIFGRGAFNQLDEIIAPHRKGDAPMIFFVDHFFEGNQPWLSRIPLRGKDKVIFIDVTHEPKTVYVDRLRDELTAEFGEVSGIIGIGGGSTMDMAKAVSLMMTNPGSSADYQGWDLLKKPGVYKVGVPTLSGTGAEVSRTTVLTGPTKKLGMNSDFTPFDQILLDPELIKNAPVNQRFYTAMDCYIHCIESLEGTYLNAFSKSYGEKALELCQEIYLKKDHWDDDADEKLMMASYAGGMSIAYSQVGVAHAVSYGLSYLLGTKHGVGNCIVFDKLEEFYPAGVKEFKQMVDKHQVAIPQHITKGLTDADFEKMIDVSMGLAPLWENALGKDWQQQMTRDRLRKLYELL
- the kdsB gene encoding 3-deoxy-manno-octulosonate cytidylyltransferase, which gives rise to MKTVALIPARYAASRFPGKMMAVLAGKTVIWRTYESALQSGVFDEVMVVTDSDIIYNEIVSNGGKAIMSKREHESGSDRIAEAVENMLDVEIVVNVQGDTPFTQKEPLEKLLKVFEGEEGKKVQVASLMQELKDWKDIEDPNFVKVAVDRNFNSLFFSRSVIPYPRDKGVNTTYYEHIGIYAFRREALLLFTKTPMTPLEAAEKVECLRYLEMGIPLKMVVTDYMGVEIDTPEDLERASRYLEEK
- a CDS encoding DegT/DnrJ/EryC1/StrS family aminotransferase, translating into MPGFELFGAEEKKEVNDVLETGIYMRYGFDGPRKGIWKAKELEQALTERFNVKYAQLTSSGTTALTTAMAALGIGAGDEVIMPTFTFVASFEAVLSVGATPILVDVDDTLTLAPDAVRAAITPKTKAVMPVHMCGSMADMDALLDICKDYNLLLLEDACQSTGATYKGKALGSIGHAGTFSFDFVKTITCAEGGAIITNIEDIYTKADAFSDHGHDHLGGADRGADGHPHFGYNFRISELHAAVGLAQIRKLDKFLAIQRNNKQILKEALGAIPEVTFRRLPDPEGDSATFLSFFLPSAEAAKAATAAIKAAGLPAFYWFDNNWHYFRKWNHFKEGATLHPFAAQLAKAMEVYKTKEFPASDALMSRCISFPISLAWTDEEVRGRAEKLIAAIKSAL
- a CDS encoding YybH family protein, with the translated sequence MRSLIIIIALIAFCGQNPLWAQSTDEGRIRMLMASQIKAWNQGNLDGFMETYWKSDSLIFIGKKGPTYGWKATLENYKKGYPDKAAMGTLSFNLLEFKKLAGDVYFVVGKWMLARTAGDLSGHFTLVLRKINGDWKIIADHSS
- a CDS encoding N-acyl-D-amino-acid deacylase family protein; amino-acid sequence: MAKRLFLLLTFFAGSLACKAQTDCDILIRHAKIIDGTGNSWYYGDVAIKNGKVLRTGTIPSTFSAGKTIDANGLVVAPGFIDVHTHIEGDEFKIPTAESFIYDGVTTVITGNCGSSNVDLGNYFRQLDSMKTSINVGSLIGHNDIRRAVMGSTDRAPSEAEQQQMEALVEKAMKDGAVGLSTGLIYLPGLYARTPEVVGMAKVAAKYGGLYATHMRNEGDAVEAAIEEALTIGRQANIPVEISHFKIGGKQNWGRSKITLAMVEKARNEGLEVTIDQYPYTASSTSLRTMLPDWALSGGADSIRYRLQQPAIRKSIAAEMTATYKRRKLKHLDYAVVAYFKQDTTYNGKNIMEINIMKGRKSTLANEVQTILDLSEQGNAGMVFHGMSEEDVKYIMKYPFNMFASDASIREFGMGVPHPRGYGTNSRVLGKYVREEKVIRLEEAIRRMTSLPAQKFNLKERGLLVPGYAADVVIFDPNTVKDLSTYTQPHQYATGFKYVLVNGQVTVENGQHIGTRGGVVLRHKE
- a CDS encoding phage holin family protein, whose product is MGILIRILVTALAALLTAYLLPGVKLASFTSALLLAIVLGLLNLLVKPVLVILTLPVTIVTLGLFLLVINALIVLWASSLVKGFKVDNFWWALIFSVVLSVISSIMLSLGPADKD
- a CDS encoding M16 family metallopeptidase, encoding MVNRSQAPAIKDAVDFEILLKPYEKFNLDNGIPVYVIRSEEQETLQLELVFPAGSWFETENLIASATNFLMKNGTSKRSALEINEAAEYYGAYLNRACFHENATYTLHCLTKHTADLLPVLQEVILDPVFPEEELSTFVQNMKQKLAVNLTKCDFVANRHIDKFLFGEFHPYGRVSNMLAYDALQTESLKAFYKKHYTYNNCKIFIAGNLPANIIPLLNQYFGSTKWNGEEVILRPELPVLPAEEKKFRIFNDENGVQGAVRIARPFPNRYHPDFGKMLVLNTIFGGYFGSRLMSNIREEKGYTYGIHSQIYNFRQVSGVNIQTEAGRDVCEATVAEVYKEMERLKNEEIPEEELSLVRNFMIGSILGDLDGAFHVIQRWKNLILNDLDENYFYNNIRIIKTITAAELQQLAQQYYNKEDFYELIVI